One Penaeus vannamei isolate JL-2024 unplaced genomic scaffold, ASM4276789v1 unanchor495, whole genome shotgun sequence DNA segment encodes these proteins:
- the LOC113807222 gene encoding beta-1,3-glucan-binding protein, with protein sequence MNGRGDVCTGNSYYGCSRTGSSSNLVNPVLSARLRTMSNFAFRYGRIEIRAKMPRGDWLWPAIWMLPRNWPYGAWPASGEIDILESRGNDNFGTLGNQYGGTTLHWGPFWPYNFFEKTHVEYSANQGSFADDFHVWRLDWTKDGMEFYVDEVLQLTIDPGSSFWDFAGMDSAVYDNPWAAGSKMAPFDQKFYLILNVAVGGTNGFFPDDVAAKPWSNLSPTAFLDFWNARDEWLPSWQAGEDRISEGAAMQVDYVRVWKMESAEQ encoded by the exons ATGAACGGCCGCGGGGACGTCTGCACCGGCAACTCGTACTACGGCTGCTCCCGAACTGGCTCTAGCAGCAACCTCGTCAACCCCGTCTTGAGCGCTCGTCTCAGAACCATGTCCAACTTCGCTTTCAG ATACGGACGTATTGAAATTCGCGCCAAGATGCCACGCGGTGATTGGCTGTGGCCAG CTATTTGGATGTTGCCTCGTAACTGGCCCTACGGAGCTTGGCCAGCCAGCGGCGAGATCGACATTTTGGAGTCCAGGG GCAACGACAACTTTGGCACTCTCGGCAACCAGTACGGAGGAACGACGCTGCACTGGGGACCTTTCTGGCCGTACAACTTCTTCGAGAAGACCCACGTCGAGTA CTCAGCTAACCAAGGCTCCTTCGCCGATGATTTCCACGTCTGGAGACTCGACTGGACCAAGGACGGGATGGA GTTCTACGTGGACGAAGTCCTGCAGCTGACGATCGACCCTGGAAGCAGCTTCTGGGATTTCGCCGGAATGGACTCGGCGGTATACGACAACCCTTGGGCGGCTGGATCCAAGATGGCGCCCTTCGACCAGAAG TTCTACCTGATCCTGAACGTGGCCGTGGGCGGCACGAACGGCTTCTTCCCCGACGACGTCGCGGCCAAGCCCTGGTCCAACCTCTCGCCCACCGCCTTCCTCGACTTCTGGAACGCG AGGGACGAGTGGCTCCCCTCGTGGCAGGCGGGCGAGGACCGCATCAGCGAGGGCGCGGCCATGCAGGTCGACTACGTCCGCGTCTGGAAGATGGAGAGCGCCGAGCAATAG